In a genomic window of Mus pahari chromosome 8, PAHARI_EIJ_v1.1, whole genome shotgun sequence:
- the LOC110325870 gene encoding ribonuclease 2B, which yields MGPKLLESRLCFLLLLGLVLTLVSCQRPTPSQKFDIQHIYKNAYPKCDDAMRVVNKYTGKCKDLNTFLHTTFADVVRVCRNQPKTCKDGTSKNCHDSSSQVSVTICKLTRRARSYTQCRYKTTGAKKSYTVACNPRTPQDSPTYPVVPVHLDRIF from the coding sequence ATGGGTCCAAAGCTGCTTGAGTCCCGACTTtgtttcctgctgctgctgggacttGTCCTAACACTTGTCTCATGCCAGCGACCAACCCCTTCCCAGAAGTTTGACATCCAGCATATCTATAAGAATGCCTATCCCAAATGTGATGATGCAATGCGGGTCGTTAACAAGTATACAGGAAAATGTAAGGACTTGAATACTTTTCTTCATACAACTTTTGCTGATGTTGTCCGTGTGTGTCGCAATCAACCTAAGACCTGCAAAGATGGGACAAGTAAAAATTGTCATGATAGTTCATCTCAGGTGTCTGTAACTATCTGTAAACTCACAAGACGGGCAAGAAGTTATACCCAATGCAGATACAAAACAACAGGAGCAAAGAAGTCATACACAgttgcctgtaaccccagaactccacAGGACAGTCCCACCTATCCAGTGGTTCCGGTTCACTTGGATCGGATATTTTAG